From the Streptococcus sanguinis genome, the window GCCCGCATAGGAAAAGCAGTTTTCCCAAGATTGAGTGTTTCTTTCAGTTTCATTCTATTCCTCTTTATTTTTTAATTACAAATTAAAAACCGCAAACTTCTCCAAAAAGGACGAAAATTCGCGGTACCACCTTTGTTTAGGCAAGACAATAGCATGATGCTCCTCTTGCCCCTCTTTGTCCGTAACGTGGACTGCCGTCTCATCCTACTGATTTCAGACGAAAGTTTTGTAAAATGATAGCCCAAGCAAGATGGACTGCAGATCTCTCACCATCATCTGCTCGCTGAAAGTATTTTGCTTGGTCTGTGTTTTTACAATCTTATCTTCTTTAAAATTATAAAATATTTACTGGAACTTTTTGTTCCCCATTTGTATCATCATCATGATGGTCAGCTTCTAAGTTTTCCTCAGCTGCGTGAGCTTCTATATCTTCATCGCTGATCGGAGAAAAAGCTTGGGTCGCAGCTAATTCACGATTGGCAGCTTCAATGCGCTCTTGCAGCTCAGCCATTTCCTCTGGAGAAAATTGACGAGTCACATCCGCTTCTTCCTCGCGGACAACTGCCTCTTCTCCCAGAACCTCCGATACAACCTCCTTGAAGGCCTCATCGCTGGTTTGCAGGTAAGTAGCTGTCGGACGCAGGATTTCTTCCCATTCAGACGAATCCACAATGCTGAGTTGGCTCTCAATGGTTGATTTCAAGCGTTGGTGGAAGACACGTGTTTTGTTTTTC encodes:
- a CDS encoding DivIVA domain-containing protein, which translates into the protein MTLTALEIKDKSFGTKFRGYDVEEVDEFLDIVVRDYEDLVRENHEKEAKIRNLEERLTYFDEMKDSLSQSVLIAQDTAERVKVAANERSTNIVRQAEQDAQHLLDGAKYKADEILRQAADNAKKVAIETEELKNKTRVFHQRLKSTIESQLSIVDSSEWEEILRPTATYLQTSDEAFKEVVSEVLGEEAVVREEEADVTRQFSPEEMAELQERIEAANRELAATQAFSPISDEDIEAHAAEENLEADHHDDDTNGEQKVPVNIL